In Pseudemcibacter aquimaris, the sequence CAGCCGCGATGTCACAAGTGATGACCAATCAGCGCTTATCAAACATATGGTCAATAACGAAATGATGCATCCTTATATGTGTGGCGACACACAAATGCCGGGCATCGAATTTGATATGGATACCTTTAAAGTCACTGGCTGTGAGAATATCTATCTATCCAGTCAATTGCTTTGGGGGAAAGGTTTTTACACCAGCGGTGCCATTTATATGGCAACATTTGTTGACCGCATTCTAAAATCAATATTTAATAAGCAAAAATCTTAATAATCAGGTCAGAAGAATGAAATATACAAAACATCTTTTTTTATTTTTAACATTATTCATTGTTGGCTGTGGTCAGGGGGAACAACAAGCCAGTAATCAACCAATTGAAACTACCGAGCGTAAACCGGTTGGTATGGTGGTTACCGCAAACCCGCTTGCAACAGAAGCAGGCCTTGAAACGCTTCGCGCTGGCGGTTCCGCAATGGACGCAGCCGTGACCGTCTTATCAACACTAAGCTTGGTTGAACCGCAAAGTTCTGGCCTTGGTGGTGGTGGCTTCATGGTTCATTATGATGCTGATACCAAAAAAATTGATTATTATAATGGCCGTGAACGCGCGCCGATGGGCGCAACCAAGGAATTATTCTTTGATGAAAATGGCGAAAAACTACCATTCAGACAAGCCAAAAACAGCGGCCTTTCCATTGGTGCACCGGGTGCGGTTGCCGTACTAAATATGGCTTATCAAGATCATGGTAAGCTTCCATGGAAACAATTGTTTGATCCGACACTTGAATATGCCGTAAACGGTTTTGCCGTTTCACCACGCATGCACAACTCAATCGTATCTTATGAGGAAAATTTCTATAAAGATCCGGCCGATGGTCCAACAGATCTTTATGAATATTTACATCTTGATGACGGTAGTCCGCTACCGATCGGTCATATCCTTGTAAACGAAGAGTACGCAGAAACATTACGTATCGTCGCCAATAATCCGAATGATTTTTACCGCGGTGATATTGCCGAAAAAATTGCTGCGGCGGCACAGGAAATGCCCAATGGCGGCACATTATCAACACAAGACATCGCCGATTATTACCCGGTGAAACGTGATGCATATTGCAGCAAATACCGCAACACAACCCTTTGCGGTTCCGCTCTGCCGTCGTCATGGGTGTCCGTATCAATGGTCATGAGCCTTTTAAACGAAGCGCCACAATTTTCCGCAGAAGGCGCAGATGATCCTGAAAACTGGACGCTGCTTGCGGAAGCATTACGTATTACATATGCAGATAACAACCAGTTCATTGCTGACGATGAATTTGTCGAAGTTCCGATCCAAGGACTGATGTCTGACGCTTATATCAAAGACCGTGCGAAACTGATTTCCCGCGAAGGTGCAAATAACAATATCGAAGCTGGCGACCCATGGGCCTATCAACAACAGCAAGCAAGCCTTCTTTACGGTAAAGACGCGACCCTAGATGACGTTGGCACGACCCACTTCGTGATTGTTGATGCCGACGGCAATGCAGTTTCCATGACCGCCACTGTTGAAGGATATTTTGGTTCACTGCGAATGGCTGGCGGTATGATCCTTAACAACCAACTTACGGATTTTTCATTCGATTATGTTGATGCAGATGGCAATCCAATTGCCAATGCGGTTGCACCGGGCAAGCGCCCACGTTCTTCCATGTCACCAACGATCGTGCTTGATGAAAATGATGACTTCCTAATGGCCGTTGGGTCACCAGGTGGCCGTAACATCATTTCATATGTGGCCAAAACGGTTGTCGGCATCATGAGCTGGGGCCTTAGCCCGCAAGAAGCCATTGATCTGCCGAATATGGTTGCCCGTACAGAGCAAGTCCGCATCGAAAGAAACCGCGCCAAGCCGGAAATCATACAAGCACTTCGCGATTTCGGATATGATGTTTTCGAAAGCGAAGGCGAAATTTCAGGATTAAGCGCAGTACTCAAATTGGATGACGGAACATTACAAGGCGGCGCCGACCCACGCCGCGAAGGCACCGTCGGCATCCTTTTTGATGATGAAGTAAAATAAGCAATATTGCCGGGACCATGCGGCTATGGTAAATCAATTGTCGTGTGGTCCCGTAGCTCAGGTGGATAGAGCGACAGATTCCTAATCTGTAGGCCACTGGTTCGAATCCAGTCGGGATCACCATATTAAGAGGAAAATTTATGTCTAAAAAAGATGGTAGCTGTTTATGTGGGAAAGTTACTTTTACGACTACCGCAAGCAAAGAACATTTCGGCGCATGCCACTGCGCCATGTGCAGAAAATGGAGTGGCGCCCCCTTTATGGAAATTGAATGTGGGTCTGATATTGAATTTTCCGGAACAGAATACGTTTCTATTTTCAAATCATCCGAATGGGCAGAGCGGGCATTCTGCAAAAATTGCGGAAGCCATCTTTATTATAAACTCTTACCAACCGGCAGCCATTATGTCTCACTTGGTTTATTTGATGGTGATATTTCACCCGAATTTAGCACACAGGTTTTTATCGATAAAAAACCCGATTATTATAATTTCAAAGAAGAAACAGCCACAATGACAGAAGCCGAAATATTAGAAATGATGAATTCGGACACTGAAAACAATTAAATTCTATGATTTCCCCTCATTGACTAAAAACATACATTAGAATAAATTTCAGAAATGGATAAAGAAAGAAAAACGGGAAATTCACCAGTAGATCAAAGAATTGTTAAGGTTAATGGGAAAAAATATACAAGTTATTATTTTCCATTAAACCAAGCGCCACCTGATGAAGCGGGTGTACTTGTTGATTTTTATCATTTATGGCGCAATAGCAATCTCGAGAAAGATATCCCATCACGAAAAGATCTTCCGTTTGAAAAACTTACCGGATGGCATTCATACATTCGTATTGTTGATATGGAAAACAGCACACCAAAAGAAGACAAAATTATTGTATCCGGCGAACGTTTCAATGAATATTTTGGTAAGCAGACCATGCGTACAGAAATTAACAATCGAGAGGAAACCGACGCCGCTGTTTTAGAAGAATACCAAGAGTTTCTAAATCATATTCATAATGGTCAATATGCTTTCGTGATTGGTCATGCGCCCAATATTGACAGTAGATTACACCGCGTTATATGGCTTGATCTGCCATTATCAAATGACGGGACAAACGTCAGCCATTTATTATCCGTCCTCGTACCGCTGAAATAATTATCGGATTTACTAAACGCTTTTTTCCATCAAATCCATCTCAACATACTTGGATGACTTTTCCTTCAATGCAGTAAGATTGACCGGTTTTGACATATAATCATTAGCACCAGCCCCCCTTGCCTTAATGATGGCTTCTTCGCTTACATCTGCGCTGACCATAATGATCGGCAAATCTTTTTCTGAATATGACTTTCTGATTTCCTGAACCGCTTCAATGCCATTCATGTTCGGCAAATTCACATCCATATAAACCAAATCATACTTTTGGGCCTCTATCATTTCCAGCCCCTGTTCGGCAGTTTCAGCGATATCAATCTCATAGCCCCAAATTTGTTCAACCATAAGGGCCAGTAACCTCGCGTTCATTTCCACATCTTCAACATATAATATTTTCACAGGTTATTCCTTATTTGCTATTGGTAAGGTTAATAAAATTTCCGTTCCCGAATTTCCATCTGAAATGATGTCAACTTCACCCTTTGCATGACGCAATAATTCTTTCACAATTGAAAGTCCTAGCCCATTACCCAAGTAAACACTGTTTGCAATTCTTCCACGTTTGAAACGTTCAAAGATAACTTGTTGTTCTTCGGGCAAAATACCAATGCCGCTATCTTTGATACTTAATACAAAATTTTCATCCGATACT encodes:
- the ggt gene encoding gamma-glutamyltransferase; protein product: MKYTKHLFLFLTLFIVGCGQGEQQASNQPIETTERKPVGMVVTANPLATEAGLETLRAGGSAMDAAVTVLSTLSLVEPQSSGLGGGGFMVHYDADTKKIDYYNGRERAPMGATKELFFDENGEKLPFRQAKNSGLSIGAPGAVAVLNMAYQDHGKLPWKQLFDPTLEYAVNGFAVSPRMHNSIVSYEENFYKDPADGPTDLYEYLHLDDGSPLPIGHILVNEEYAETLRIVANNPNDFYRGDIAEKIAAAAQEMPNGGTLSTQDIADYYPVKRDAYCSKYRNTTLCGSALPSSWVSVSMVMSLLNEAPQFSAEGADDPENWTLLAEALRITYADNNQFIADDEFVEVPIQGLMSDAYIKDRAKLISREGANNNIEAGDPWAYQQQQASLLYGKDATLDDVGTTHFVIVDADGNAVSMTATVEGYFGSLRMAGGMILNNQLTDFSFDYVDADGNPIANAVAPGKRPRSSMSPTIVLDENDDFLMAVGSPGGRNIISYVAKTVVGIMSWGLSPQEAIDLPNMVARTEQVRIERNRAKPEIIQALRDFGYDVFESEGEISGLSAVLKLDDGTLQGGADPRREGTVGILFDDEVK
- a CDS encoding GFA family protein; amino-acid sequence: MSKKDGSCLCGKVTFTTTASKEHFGACHCAMCRKWSGAPFMEIECGSDIEFSGTEYVSIFKSSEWAERAFCKNCGSHLYYKLLPTGSHYVSLGLFDGDISPEFSTQVFIDKKPDYYNFKEETATMTEAEILEMMNSDTENN
- a CDS encoding response regulator, producing the protein MKILYVEDVEMNARLLALMVEQIWGYEIDIAETAEQGLEMIEAQKYDLVYMDVNLPNMNGIEAVQEIRKSYSEKDLPIIMVSADVSEEAIIKARGAGANDYMSKPVNLTALKEKSSKYVEMDLMEKSV